One window of Gilliamella sp. B3022 genomic DNA carries:
- a CDS encoding YhcH/YjgK/YiaL family protein, translating to MILGNINHLDLVPYLPDRIKQSIEYIKDNVNINTPVGRYDIDGDNVFFMVSDSTLRHIYEANPEFHKKYLDVQIVLEGQEGIAVSTLPPHTKVLDDKLADNDIAFIETPSEETMIILQSNDFIVFIPNEVHKPLCSINNQITTVRKVVVKIALDYL from the coding sequence ATGATTTTAGGTAATATTAACCATTTGGATTTAGTCCCATATTTACCCGACAGAATTAAGCAATCAATTGAATACATTAAAGATAATGTTAACATTAACACACCAGTAGGACGTTATGATATTGATGGCGATAATGTGTTTTTTATGGTGTCTGATAGTACTTTACGCCATATATACGAGGCTAATCCTGAATTTCACAAAAAATACCTTGATGTTCAAATTGTATTGGAAGGACAAGAGGGAATCGCAGTAAGTACATTACCACCTCATACTAAGGTGTTAGACGATAAATTAGCTGATAATGATATTGCTTTTATCGAGACACCATCAGAAGAAACCATGATAATATTACAGTCGAACGATTTTATTGTCTTTATACCCAACGAAGTTCATAAACCGCTTTGTTCTATCAATAATCAGATTACAACGGTTCGTAAAGTAGTGGTTAAAATCGCATTGGATTATTTATAA
- a CDS encoding DMT family transporter, whose amino-acid sequence MNSYFFLFLAIICEVIATSSLKLSNGFTHLVFSIITIIGYSASFYVLSLALKTIPVGIAYAIWSGIGIVLISLIAWIFMKQTLDLAALIGMGFIMFGVVIINLFSNVSGH is encoded by the coding sequence ATGAACTCATATTTTTTTCTCTTTTTGGCGATAATTTGTGAAGTGATTGCGACTTCTTCATTGAAGTTATCCAATGGCTTTACTCATTTGGTTTTTTCTATCATTACTATCATTGGATACAGTGCTTCTTTTTATGTACTGTCACTAGCGTTAAAAACTATCCCTGTTGGAATTGCTTATGCGATTTGGTCAGGAATCGGGATCGTTCTTATTAGTTTAATTGCTTGGATTTTTATGAAACAAACTTTAGATCTTGCCGCCTTAATTGGTATGGGATTTATTATGTTTGGTGTTGTGATCATTAATCTTTTTTCGAATGTGTCTGGGCATTAA
- a CDS encoding OmpW family outer membrane protein, with amino-acid sequence MVKISSIAMLISMGFASSMVYAHQANEIIIRGGPVYVHPEDKSDHVKVGGAKSDLKAKVDNDTQIGLNFQYMITDNIGIELLAATPFSHQVKLGGGNSTGLSGAHLGKIKHLPPTLSAVWYPLDSKFEFQPYVGVGVNYTFFFDEKLSGEAKKAGFHGLDLDNSWGLAAQIGVDYSINQNWLINAQLRYIDIETKATTHLGNTKVTANYQLDPWVAMFGVGYKF; translated from the coding sequence ATGGTGAAAATATCATCTATTGCAATGCTTATTTCAATGGGATTTGCCAGTTCAATGGTTTATGCCCATCAGGCGAATGAAATTATTATCCGTGGTGGTCCTGTTTATGTTCATCCAGAAGATAAGAGCGATCATGTAAAAGTCGGTGGAGCAAAAAGCGATTTAAAAGCAAAGGTCGATAATGACACGCAAATTGGTTTAAATTTTCAATATATGATAACCGATAACATCGGTATCGAGCTATTAGCCGCAACGCCTTTTAGCCATCAAGTTAAACTTGGCGGTGGTAATTCAACGGGGTTGTCAGGTGCTCATCTTGGTAAAATTAAACATTTACCACCCACATTAAGTGCTGTTTGGTATCCCCTTGATTCAAAATTTGAATTTCAGCCTTATGTTGGTGTTGGGGTAAATTATACTTTCTTCTTTGATGAAAAACTCAGTGGTGAAGCTAAAAAAGCAGGATTCCATGGTTTAGATCTTGATAACTCTTGGGGTTTAGCTGCGCAAATTGGGGTTGATTATTCCATTAATCAAAATTGGCTTATTAATGCACAATTACGTTATATTGATATTGAAACTAAAGCAACAACGCATTTAGGTAATACTAAAGTAACGGCTAATTATCAATTAGACCCATGGGTTGCAATGTTTGGTGTGGGTTATAAATTTTAG
- a CDS encoding valine--tRNA ligase — MKNTTYNPQEIEQPIYKHWEESGYFKPNGDKSQPSYCIAIPPPNVTGSLHMGHAFQQTIMDALIRYHRMQGNNTLWQSGTDHAGIATQMVVERKIAAEENKTRHDYGREAFIDKIWQWKAESGGSITKQMRRLGDSVDWDRERFTMDTGLSNAVKEVFVRLYQEDLIYRGKRLVNWDPKLRTAISDLEVENRDVKGSMWYLRYPLADGAKTAEGKDYLVVATTRPETLLGDTGVAVNPEDPRYKELVGKYVLLPLVNRRIPIIGDEHADMTKGTGCVKITPAHDFNDYEVGRRHQLPMINIFTFDGDVRTQAEVFDTNGEVSTVYTTEIPAEFQNLERFAARKAIVAQCEALDILEKIEPHDLTIPYGDRGGVVIEPMLTDQWYVRAKVLAEPAIDAVKNGDIQFVPKQYENMYFSWMNDIQDWCISRQLWWGHRIPAWYDDQGNVYVGRDEAEVRRENNLSSDIELWQDEDVLDTWFSSALWTFSTLGWPEHTDDLATFHPTNVLVTGFDIIFFWVARMIMMTMHFIKDEHGKPQVPFKTVYVTGLIRDEEGQKMSKSKGNVIDPLDMIDGISLANLLEKRTGNMMQPQLAEKIAKRTEKQFPNGIEAHGTDALRFTLAALASTGRDINWDLKRLEGYRNFCNKLWNASRYVLINTEEHDCGFKGGDLDYSLSDKWILAEFNQTVKAYREAFDTYRFDLAANILYEFTWNQFCDWYLELTKSVLANGEQSAQRAARHTLVTVLEALLRLAHPIIPFITEAIWQNVKGIMNIKADTIMLQPIPAFDEKHINEEAVADINWIKDVVIAVRNIRAEMNIAPSKPLQLLIRQASPTVHRIVGNNISFIKTLARLSEIILLDEGENGPLSVTKLVDGAELLIPMAGLINKEDELARLEKEITRIDNEIARIANKLSNASFVDKAPAVVVAKEKEKQQGYIEDKAKLQEQYSAIKNL, encoded by the coding sequence ATGAAAAACACGACTTACAATCCACAAGAAATTGAACAACCTATCTATAAACATTGGGAAGAAAGCGGTTATTTCAAACCCAATGGCGACAAATCTCAACCAAGCTACTGTATTGCTATACCACCACCGAATGTAACGGGTAGTTTACATATGGGTCATGCATTTCAGCAAACTATCATGGATGCGTTGATTCGTTATCATCGTATGCAGGGTAACAATACTCTTTGGCAATCAGGTACTGATCATGCTGGTATTGCTACTCAAATGGTTGTTGAACGTAAAATTGCTGCTGAAGAAAACAAAACTCGTCATGATTATGGTCGTGAAGCATTTATTGATAAAATTTGGCAATGGAAAGCAGAATCAGGTGGTAGTATCACCAAACAAATGCGTCGGTTAGGTGATTCTGTAGATTGGGATCGCGAACGATTTACTATGGACACAGGCTTATCCAATGCAGTAAAAGAAGTGTTTGTGAGATTATATCAAGAGGATTTAATTTATCGTGGTAAACGTCTAGTAAATTGGGATCCTAAGCTTCGTACAGCGATATCGGATCTTGAAGTGGAAAACCGAGACGTTAAAGGCTCAATGTGGTATTTACGTTATCCTCTTGCTGATGGTGCCAAAACAGCAGAAGGCAAAGATTATTTAGTTGTTGCCACAACTCGACCAGAAACATTATTAGGTGATACAGGCGTTGCAGTTAATCCCGAGGATCCACGTTATAAAGAGTTAGTGGGTAAATATGTTTTATTACCATTGGTAAATCGTCGTATTCCGATTATTGGTGATGAACATGCCGATATGACTAAAGGTACAGGTTGTGTAAAAATTACACCAGCTCATGATTTTAATGATTACGAAGTAGGGCGTCGTCATCAATTACCGATGATCAATATTTTCACTTTTGATGGTGATGTTCGTACACAAGCAGAAGTATTTGATACCAATGGTGAGGTAAGCACTGTTTACACGACGGAAATTCCAGCAGAATTCCAAAATTTAGAACGTTTTGCTGCACGTAAAGCCATTGTTGCTCAGTGTGAAGCATTAGATATCTTAGAGAAAATTGAACCACATGATCTCACTATTCCTTATGGCGATCGTGGTGGTGTGGTTATTGAACCTATGTTGACAGATCAATGGTATGTTCGAGCGAAAGTGCTTGCTGAACCTGCTATTGATGCTGTAAAAAATGGTGATATCCAATTTGTTCCAAAGCAGTACGAAAATATGTATTTTTCTTGGATGAATGATATACAAGATTGGTGTATTTCTCGTCAATTATGGTGGGGGCACCGTATTCCAGCTTGGTATGATGACCAAGGTAATGTCTATGTAGGTCGTGATGAAGCAGAAGTACGGCGTGAAAACAACTTATCGAGCGACATTGAATTATGGCAAGATGAAGATGTACTTGATACTTGGTTCTCATCCGCACTATGGACATTTTCAACTTTAGGTTGGCCAGAACATACCGATGATTTAGCGACCTTTCACCCAACTAATGTATTAGTAACTGGGTTCGATATTATTTTCTTCTGGGTAGCTAGAATGATTATGATGACCATGCACTTTATTAAAGATGAGCATGGTAAACCACAAGTGCCATTTAAAACGGTATATGTCACAGGTTTAATTCGTGATGAAGAAGGGCAAAAAATGTCTAAATCTAAAGGTAACGTGATTGATCCTTTAGATATGATTGATGGTATTTCATTAGCCAATCTGTTAGAAAAACGTACTGGCAATATGATGCAACCACAGTTAGCTGAAAAAATTGCCAAACGAACAGAAAAGCAATTTCCAAATGGTATTGAAGCACATGGGACTGATGCACTACGCTTTACATTAGCGGCACTGGCCTCAACTGGGCGTGATATTAATTGGGATCTAAAGCGTTTAGAAGGTTATCGCAACTTCTGTAATAAATTATGGAATGCAAGCCGTTATGTATTAATAAATACCGAAGAACATGATTGTGGTTTTAAAGGTGGGGATTTAGACTATTCACTGTCAGACAAATGGATTTTAGCGGAATTTAACCAAACTGTTAAAGCATATCGTGAAGCATTTGATACCTACCGCTTTGATTTAGCCGCTAATATTTTATATGAATTTACTTGGAATCAGTTCTGTGACTGGTATTTAGAACTCACTAAATCAGTATTAGCTAACGGTGAACAATCTGCACAACGTGCTGCTCGCCATACTTTGGTTACTGTTCTTGAAGCGTTATTGCGCCTTGCGCATCCAATTATTCCATTTATTACTGAAGCAATTTGGCAAAATGTGAAAGGGATAATGAATATCAAAGCTGATACGATTATGCTACAACCAATACCAGCATTCGATGAAAAGCATATTAATGAAGAAGCGGTTGCTGATATTAATTGGATTAAAGATGTTGTGATTGCTGTACGTAATATTCGTGCTGAAATGAACATTGCACCAAGTAAGCCATTGCAATTACTGATTCGCCAAGCTTCACCAACAGTTCATCGTATTGTAGGTAATAATATTAGTTTCATTAAAACGTTAGCTAGACTTTCTGAAATCATTTTACTTGATGAAGGTGAAAATGGTCCATTATCCGTAACTAAATTGGTCGATGGTGCAGAACTACTTATACCAATGGCGGGATTAATCAACAAAGAAGATGAATTAGCTCGTCTTGAAAAAGAGATTACTCGCATTGATAATGAAATAGCCCGTATTGCGAATAAATTATCAAATGCCAGCTTTGTTGACAAAGCACCTGCCGTAGTGGTTGCTAAGGAAAAAGAAAAACAACAAGGTTATATTGAGGATAAAGCAAAACTGCAAGAGCAGTATTCTGCAATCAAGAATCTATAA
- the panC gene encoding pantoate--beta-alanine ligase → MKVVTTINEVRKQVNTWRQSGNSIGLVPTMGFLHEGHQSLMQAAKQHNQKVIVTIFVNPIQFGPSEDLASYPRDLDRDKIACEQMGVDLIFCPDVSEMYSPNFDSYVDVNGLTESLCGKKRPGHFKGVCTVVTKLFNIVQPDRAYFGQKDAQQLAVIKRMVMDLNFNIEIIGCPIVRESDGLAKSSRNSYLSESERAAAICLYQAIECAQAMIDQGEKSVSLLIQAMRELISKQPLAKVDYIEFVDLATLKSIDLLAQDSLCALAVYIGNTRLIDNLIYQHD, encoded by the coding sequence ATGAAAGTTGTAACAACGATTAATGAGGTTCGTAAGCAAGTTAACACTTGGCGACAGTCTGGGAATAGCATAGGGTTGGTGCCGACAATGGGATTTTTGCATGAAGGTCATCAAAGCTTAATGCAAGCAGCTAAACAGCATAATCAAAAAGTGATTGTGACGATTTTTGTCAATCCTATTCAATTTGGACCTTCAGAGGATCTTGCCAGTTATCCACGCGATTTAGACCGAGATAAAATTGCCTGTGAACAGATGGGCGTTGATCTAATTTTTTGCCCAGACGTCAGTGAAATGTATTCCCCTAATTTTGATAGTTATGTTGATGTAAATGGATTGACGGAATCTTTATGTGGTAAAAAACGCCCAGGACATTTTAAAGGGGTTTGCACAGTTGTAACCAAATTATTCAATATTGTTCAACCGGATCGTGCCTATTTCGGACAAAAAGATGCACAACAATTAGCTGTAATTAAACGTATGGTAATGGATCTGAATTTTAATATTGAAATCATCGGCTGTCCTATTGTTCGTGAATCTGATGGACTGGCTAAAAGTTCTCGTAATAGTTATTTGTCTGAAAGTGAACGAGCAGCGGCGATTTGCCTTTACCAAGCAATTGAATGTGCACAAGCGATGATTGACCAAGGTGAAAAATCCGTTAGCCTCCTTATCCAAGCAATGCGAGAGCTAATAAGTAAACAACCTTTGGCAAAAGTTGATTATATTGAGTTTGTCGATCTCGCTACCCTGAAATCGATTGATTTACTTGCTCAAGACAGTTTATGTGCTTTAGCAGTTTATATTGGTAATACACGATTAATTGATAATTTGATTTATCAACATGATTAA
- the panB gene encoding 3-methyl-2-oxobutanoate hydroxymethyltransferase has translation MKNTIITLQKRKENQQKITMLTAYDYTTAKLMDESGVDCLLVGDSLGMVMLGYESTVSVTMEDMIHHSKAVAKAAKTALVVTDLPFMSYHTSAYDAVYNAGRLIKEGQAQAIKLEGGQAFCDHIKRIAQASIPVIAHIGLMPQSVLALGGYKVQGKDYQDAKNIVLDALAVEQAGASALLLECVPAELAKFITELVNIPTIGIGAGVGCDGQVLVYQDMLSMYDGVSSKFVKTFAPVGEQMKKAFGEYCQEVKQQQYPASIHEFAIDDEIMQNLKSEFLNSKKG, from the coding sequence GTGAAAAATACTATTATAACCTTACAAAAACGTAAAGAAAATCAACAAAAAATTACCATGCTAACAGCATATGATTACACAACGGCCAAACTTATGGATGAAAGTGGAGTCGATTGTTTACTTGTAGGTGACTCTTTAGGGATGGTTATGCTGGGCTATGAAAGTACAGTATCTGTTACCATGGAAGATATGATTCATCATTCAAAAGCGGTGGCAAAAGCGGCTAAAACGGCTTTGGTTGTTACGGACTTACCCTTCATGTCTTATCATACCTCCGCCTATGATGCTGTTTATAATGCAGGGAGATTAATTAAAGAAGGTCAAGCGCAAGCCATAAAACTTGAAGGAGGGCAAGCGTTTTGTGATCATATCAAACGGATTGCTCAAGCTTCTATTCCTGTTATTGCTCATATCGGTTTAATGCCGCAATCCGTTTTAGCTTTAGGCGGTTATAAAGTTCAAGGTAAAGATTATCAAGACGCTAAAAATATTGTGCTCGATGCTTTAGCTGTTGAACAAGCTGGTGCTTCTGCACTTTTGTTAGAATGTGTCCCTGCTGAGTTGGCTAAGTTCATCACAGAGCTTGTCAATATTCCAACCATTGGTATTGGCGCGGGAGTCGGATGTGATGGACAAGTGTTAGTTTATCAAGATATGTTGTCAATGTATGATGGCGTATCTTCAAAATTTGTTAAAACCTTTGCACCGGTAGGTGAACAAATGAAGAAGGCATTTGGTGAGTATTGCCAAGAAGTAAAACAACAACAATACCCTGCATCGATTCATGAGTTTGCGATTGATGATGAAATTATGCAAAATTTGAAAAGTGAATTTTTGAATAGCAAAAAAGGATAA
- a CDS encoding Rossmann-like and DUF2520 domain-containing protein, with translation MIIGFIGAGKVGCTLAKYFSLCGFNLAGFYSRSYEDAKKAGDFTQSKAYLSISDLVKDCDCLFVTVSDGQILCVWQELCQLPIANKWIGHCSGLLTSHLFSQNKTVHPFAFSLHPLYAIYDRFGCYSAMPGVSFTLEANPRIIPQLQALFTPLKNPLAILSASKKPLYHAACVMLSNQVIALVQIGIELLNQCELNSEFSEQAWHPLFLGNAKSTCKKGVINALTGPIERGDINTIKQHIMVMPDELRPIYKQLSIILLNISRKKHPNKDYRQLELELFS, from the coding sequence ATGATTATCGGTTTTATAGGTGCGGGTAAAGTTGGTTGTACTTTAGCGAAGTACTTTTCATTATGTGGTTTTAATCTTGCTGGTTTTTATAGTCGATCTTATGAAGATGCAAAAAAAGCTGGTGATTTCACGCAAAGTAAGGCTTATTTATCGATAAGTGATTTAGTTAAAGATTGTGATTGCTTATTTGTTACTGTATCTGATGGTCAAATATTGTGTGTATGGCAAGAGCTTTGTCAGTTACCTATAGCGAATAAATGGATTGGTCATTGTAGCGGTTTACTCACATCCCATCTCTTTAGTCAAAATAAAACTGTTCATCCCTTTGCTTTTTCATTACACCCCTTATATGCTATCTATGATAGATTTGGCTGTTACTCTGCAATGCCGGGTGTCTCTTTTACACTGGAAGCCAATCCCCGTATCATTCCGCAATTACAAGCTTTGTTTACACCGTTGAAAAATCCTTTGGCAATCCTTTCTGCCAGTAAAAAACCTCTTTATCATGCAGCCTGTGTCATGCTCAGCAACCAAGTCATTGCTTTAGTACAAATAGGAATAGAATTACTGAATCAATGTGAGCTCAATAGTGAATTTAGTGAACAAGCATGGCATCCATTATTTTTGGGTAATGCAAAGAGTACTTGCAAAAAAGGGGTAATTAATGCTTTAACTGGACCGATTGAACGTGGTGATATTAATACTATTAAACAACATATCATGGTCATGCCAGATGAATTAAGACCGATTTATAAACAATTATCAATCATTTTACTTAATATCAGTCGAAAAAAACATCCTAATAAAGATTATCGACAACTAGAATTGGAGCTGTTTTCGTGA